A region of Maribacter algicola DNA encodes the following proteins:
- a CDS encoding COG2426 family protein — MLWSFSPFGEAKVGIPYGVLKGLDIYAVFIFCFLANVLVFPMMMFFLDKVNVYFTRWRFYKKSALFVARRAKMGSGDKIKKFGFFGLMFFVMIPLPGTGVYAGSIAAYLFKIERQKAFWANTIGIFFSSVIVWLATLASMQVI; from the coding sequence ATGTTGTGGAGTTTTTCCCCTTTTGGAGAAGCCAAGGTAGGGATACCTTACGGTGTGCTTAAAGGGTTGGACATCTACGCCGTATTTATTTTTTGCTTTTTGGCGAATGTCCTTGTTTTTCCCATGATGATGTTTTTTTTAGATAAAGTCAATGTTTATTTTACACGTTGGCGCTTCTATAAAAAATCCGCTTTATTCGTTGCAAGAAGGGCAAAAATGGGTTCTGGCGATAAAATCAAAAAATTTGGTTTTTTTGGGTTGATGTTCTTCGTAATGATACCACTCCCGGGTACTGGTGTTTATGCAGGTAGCATAGCTGCTTATCTATTCAAAATTGAAAGGCAAAAGGCTTTTTGGGCCAATACTATCGGTATTTTTTTCTCCTCTGTCATTGTATGGTTGGCTACCCTTGCCTCCATGCAGGTAATTTAG
- a CDS encoding IPExxxVDY family protein has product MSAVYKIKDDYFDDSFLLVALHSSLEDYAIAYGLNSVLRAKFKRSRADFDLSDSRCFPYYEWEDEYNYRYWVLVSNHSSKQELVNNNDLFQYETTYSRPRLIPELKEVDYFLKIEEDEETMDADTIIKTLLGNPKIMAAYEVDVNKLKSRNNLIF; this is encoded by the coding sequence ATGTCGGCAGTATATAAAATAAAAGATGATTATTTTGATGATTCCTTTCTTTTAGTCGCATTGCATAGCAGCTTAGAGGATTATGCCATTGCCTATGGCTTAAATAGTGTCTTAAGGGCAAAGTTTAAAAGGAGCCGAGCCGATTTTGATTTATCGGATAGCAGATGCTTTCCCTACTACGAGTGGGAAGACGAATATAATTATAGGTATTGGGTTTTGGTTTCCAACCATAGCTCAAAACAGGAATTGGTGAACAATAATGATTTATTTCAATATGAAACAACCTATTCCAGACCTCGTTTAATTCCAGAACTTAAGGAGGTGGATTATTTCCTAAAAATCGAAGAGGATGAGGAGACGATGGACGCAGATACGATAATTAAAACCCTTTTGGGCAACCCTAAAATTATGGCGGCCTACGAGGTGGATGTGAACAAACTAAAATCTAGAAACAATTTAATTTTTTAA
- a CDS encoding PfkB family carbohydrate kinase: protein MGKLLIVGTVAFDAIETPFGKTDKILGGAATFIGLAASQFNVDAAIVSVVGEDFPKAYLDLLEDRNIDISALEKVKGGKTFFWKGKYHNDLNSRDTLVTELNVLADFKPLVPNDYKDSDVVMLGNLHPNIQMSVIDQMEKRPKLIILDTMNFWMNHTLPELTEVIKKIDVLTINDEEARQLTGEYSLVKAAQKIFQMGPDYVVIKKGEHGALLFHEEQVFFAPALPLEDVFDPTGAGDTFAGGFSGYLAASEDVSFDNLKKAVIHGSNLASFSVEKFGTERMLDLSREEINSRLHQFKALTQFEIELQ from the coding sequence ATGGGCAAGCTTTTGATAGTAGGAACGGTAGCATTCGATGCCATTGAAACCCCTTTTGGCAAAACGGACAAAATTTTGGGGGGGGCCGCTACTTTTATAGGTTTGGCAGCTTCACAGTTTAACGTTGATGCCGCCATCGTTTCAGTAGTAGGTGAAGACTTTCCCAAAGCATACCTAGATCTGTTAGAGGATAGGAACATAGACATTTCCGCACTTGAGAAAGTAAAGGGAGGTAAAACTTTTTTTTGGAAAGGCAAATATCACAACGACCTTAATTCTAGGGATACTTTGGTAACCGAGCTAAATGTGTTGGCCGATTTCAAGCCTTTGGTTCCAAATGATTATAAGGACTCAGATGTTGTTATGTTGGGAAATTTGCACCCAAATATCCAGATGAGTGTAATTGATCAAATGGAAAAACGACCAAAGCTCATCATATTGGATACGATGAATTTTTGGATGAACCATACTTTACCCGAGTTGACAGAGGTTATTAAAAAAATAGACGTTCTAACCATTAACGATGAGGAAGCTAGGCAATTAACCGGTGAATATTCCTTGGTAAAGGCAGCCCAGAAGATATTTCAAATGGGTCCCGACTACGTTGTCATTAAAAAGGGCGAACATGGAGCGTTGCTTTTTCATGAGGAACAAGTGTTTTTTGCCCCGGCCCTTCCCTTGGAGGATGTTTTTGACCCCACAGGAGCCGGCGACACCTTTGCCGGAGGCTTTTCTGGCTATTTGGCAGCTTCGGAGGATGTTTCCTTTGATAATTTGAAAAAAGCCGTCATACATGGCTCCAACCTCGCGTCGTTCTCCGTAGAAAAATTTGGAACAGAACGGATGTTGGACCTCAGTAGGGAAGAGATCAATAGTAGGTTACATCAGTTTAAAGCACTTACACAGTTTGAAATTGAATTACAATAA
- the fabF gene encoding beta-ketoacyl-ACP synthase II, translating into MQLKRVVVTGLGALTPIGNNIEEYWNGLVNGKSGSAPITYYDTEKFKVKFACELKNYNTEDYFDRKEGRKLDRFAQYALISSDEAIRDSKLDLDKLDKFRVGVIWGAGIGGLETFQNEVMNFALGDGTPRFNPFFIPKMIADIAPGHISIKHGFMGPNYTTVSACASSANALIDALNYIRLGHCDVIVSGGSEAAVTIAGMGGFGAMHALSTRNESPETASRPFDATRDGFVLGEGAGALILEEYEHAKARGAKIYAEVAGGGLSSDAYHMTAPHPDGIGVVRVMENCLRDAGMGIEEVDAINTHGTSTPLGDVAELKAISEVFGEHAKNININSTKSMTGHLLGAAGAIEAIASILAMEHGIVPPTINHTTVDENIDPSLNLTLNKAQKRDVRVAMSNTFGFGGHNACVVFKKID; encoded by the coding sequence ATGCAATTAAAGCGAGTTGTAGTTACCGGATTGGGTGCACTTACCCCAATAGGTAACAATATTGAGGAGTATTGGAACGGTCTTGTAAATGGTAAAAGTGGATCCGCCCCCATAACATATTATGATACTGAAAAATTTAAGGTAAAATTCGCCTGCGAACTAAAAAATTACAATACAGAGGATTATTTTGACCGAAAGGAAGGTCGCAAGCTCGATAGGTTTGCACAATATGCGTTAATATCCTCGGATGAGGCCATTAGAGATTCCAAGCTGGACCTGGATAAACTGGATAAGTTTAGGGTAGGAGTTATTTGGGGTGCAGGTATTGGTGGTCTTGAAACGTTCCAAAATGAAGTAATGAATTTTGCCCTAGGAGATGGAACTCCAAGGTTCAATCCGTTCTTTATTCCAAAAATGATTGCAGACATTGCACCTGGTCATATTTCCATCAAACATGGTTTCATGGGGCCGAATTATACCACGGTTTCTGCATGTGCATCTTCTGCGAACGCCTTGATAGACGCACTTAACTATATTCGTTTGGGCCATTGCGATGTAATCGTATCAGGTGGCAGTGAGGCGGCGGTCACCATTGCCGGCATGGGTGGGTTCGGTGCCATGCACGCATTGTCTACCCGTAATGAAAGTCCGGAAACAGCCTCCAGACCGTTTGATGCAACTAGGGATGGTTTTGTTCTTGGTGAAGGGGCGGGTGCTTTGATTCTTGAGGAGTATGAACATGCGAAAGCAAGAGGAGCTAAAATATACGCTGAGGTAGCTGGCGGTGGTCTTTCCAGTGATGCCTACCACATGACCGCACCGCATCCTGATGGCATTGGTGTTGTAAGGGTGATGGAAAATTGCTTGCGAGATGCAGGAATGGGTATAGAAGAGGTAGATGCCATCAATACCCATGGTACTTCTACACCTTTGGGTGACGTTGCTGAATTAAAGGCTATTTCAGAGGTGTTTGGAGAACATGCCAAGAATATAAACATCAACTCTACCAAATCCATGACAGGACATCTTTTGGGTGCAGCGGGGGCGATAGAGGCCATTGCCTCAATTTTGGCCATGGAGCATGGAATAGTACCACCTACCATAAATCATACAACGGTAGATGAAAACATAGACCCAAGTTTAAACTTGACTCTCAACAAGGCCCAAAAAAGGGATGTAAGGGTGGCCATGAGCAACACCTTTGGTTTTGGCGGTCATAACGCTTGTGTGGTCTTTAAAAAAATAGATTAA
- the rnc gene encoding ribonuclease III yields the protein MTFPKNIFNSHSKQDGDFFLGLKRILGFAPKRLDYYKKAFLHRSMNQKDGNGNPMNYERLEFLGDSMLGTIISKHLYNEVPEGDEGYLTKMRSKIVSREHLNELGKDLELISYVESRIPKSHFGENIHGNVFEALVGAIYLDRGYKYCEKFIKKRVIEPYVDIEQLEGKVISYKSLIIEWCQKQKKSFNFNVYDDTGNDSLKHFAVKLSIDNNVVAKARATSKKKAEERASKRAFFALQDKMK from the coding sequence ATGACCTTTCCTAAAAATATATTCAATTCCCATTCTAAACAGGATGGGGATTTTTTTTTAGGTTTAAAAAGGATATTGGGTTTTGCGCCCAAGCGTTTGGATTACTATAAAAAGGCCTTTCTGCACAGGTCCATGAACCAAAAGGACGGGAATGGAAACCCAATGAATTACGAACGATTGGAGTTCTTGGGCGATTCTATGTTGGGAACAATTATTTCCAAACATTTGTATAACGAAGTTCCCGAAGGTGATGAAGGATATCTTACAAAAATGAGGTCCAAAATAGTAAGTAGGGAGCACCTAAATGAACTGGGTAAGGACTTGGAATTGATTAGTTATGTAGAAAGCAGGATTCCAAAATCCCACTTTGGCGAAAATATCCACGGGAACGTTTTTGAGGCACTGGTAGGGGCTATTTATCTGGATAGGGGTTATAAATATTGTGAAAAATTCATAAAGAAAAGAGTCATTGAGCCATATGTGGATATAGAACAGTTGGAAGGTAAAGTCATTAGCTATAAAAGTCTAATTATTGAATGGTGCCAAAAGCAAAAGAAATCCTTTAATTTTAATGTGTACGATGACACTGGAAACGATTCGTTAAAGCACTTTGCAGTAAAACTTTCCATAGACAATAATGTAGTGGCAAAAGCTAGGGCCACCTCCAAAAAAAAGGCCGAGGAAAGAGCTTCCAAAAGGGCTTTTTTTGCCCTTCAGGATAAAATGAAGTAG
- the pyk gene encoding pyruvate kinase yields MSSNKKTKIVATLGPATSKKDVLRSMMLAGVDVFRINFSHADYNDVKERVDLIRELNEELETNTAILADLQGPKLRVGVMSGEVVVSPGDELTFVTGEPFEGTAERVFMNYKEFPRDVKAGERILLDDGKLIFEVVSTNGESEVKAKVIQGGPLKSKKGVNLPNTNISLPALTKKDIKDAEFAISLEVDWIALSFVRFSQDLIDLQNIIKQHSQHKIPIIAKIEKPEAVENIDKIVAYCDGLMVARGDLGVEVPAQEVPLIQKKLVLRAKKARIPVIIATQMMETMITSLTPTRAEVNDVANSVMDGADAVMLSGETSVGNYPVQVIEKMASILRSVESSELIKVPHEPPHVRTNRYITKSICYHAALMANEIKAKAISTLTNSGYTAFQISAWRPSAHILVFTSNKRILTQLNLLWGVKAFYYDKFVSTDQTIEDVNGIACKKGYLEVGDMLVSLAAMPIKAKGMVNTLRVTEIETCNF; encoded by the coding sequence ATGTCAAGCAACAAAAAGACAAAGATCGTAGCAACTTTAGGTCCCGCTACAAGTAAGAAAGATGTGCTAAGGAGCATGATGCTGGCAGGAGTGGATGTCTTTAGGATAAATTTTTCGCACGCAGATTATAATGATGTAAAGGAACGTGTTGATCTTATACGCGAATTAAACGAGGAGTTGGAAACCAATACGGCCATTTTGGCCGATTTGCAGGGTCCCAAACTTAGGGTTGGGGTTATGTCCGGTGAAGTTGTAGTGAGCCCGGGGGACGAACTTACCTTTGTGACCGGAGAGCCTTTTGAGGGTACCGCTGAAAGGGTATTTATGAATTACAAGGAATTCCCAAGAGACGTAAAGGCGGGTGAGAGAATCCTATTGGATGACGGTAAATTAATTTTTGAAGTCGTTTCCACGAACGGGGAATCTGAGGTCAAGGCCAAGGTAATCCAAGGAGGACCTTTAAAGTCCAAAAAGGGCGTAAACCTTCCTAATACCAATATTTCCTTGCCGGCACTTACCAAAAAGGATATTAAGGATGCTGAATTTGCCATATCGCTTGAGGTGGATTGGATTGCCTTATCCTTCGTAAGGTTTAGCCAGGATTTGATTGACCTACAAAATATTATAAAGCAGCATTCCCAACATAAGATTCCAATTATCGCCAAAATAGAAAAGCCGGAAGCCGTTGAGAATATTGATAAAATTGTTGCCTACTGTGATGGCCTTATGGTAGCTAGGGGAGACTTGGGGGTTGAAGTTCCTGCCCAAGAGGTTCCCTTGATTCAAAAGAAATTGGTTCTTAGAGCCAAAAAAGCACGGATTCCGGTTATTATCGCTACCCAGATGATGGAAACCATGATTACGAGCCTTACCCCTACCAGAGCGGAAGTTAACGACGTTGCCAACTCGGTAATGGACGGTGCGGATGCCGTAATGTTATCGGGTGAGACTTCCGTTGGAAACTATCCGGTGCAGGTCATCGAAAAAATGGCAAGCATTCTTAGAAGCGTTGAATCATCGGAACTGATAAAAGTACCACACGAACCACCGCACGTAAGGACCAATCGGTACATCACAAAGTCTATATGCTATCATGCCGCCTTAATGGCCAATGAAATCAAGGCCAAGGCCATATCGACATTGACCAATAGCGGTTACACCGCATTTCAAATTTCGGCATGGAGGCCTAGTGCCCATATTTTAGTGTTCACTTCCAATAAACGGATCCTTACTCAATTGAATTTATTATGGGGCGTAAAGGCGTTTTATTATGATAAATTTGTCTCCACGGACCAAACGATCGAGGATGTGAACGGTATCGCTTGCAAAAAAGGTTATTTGGAGGTGGGCGACATGTTGGTGAGTTTGGCGGCCATGCCTATCAAGGCAAAGGGTATGGTAAACACGTTGAGGGTTACGGAAATTGAAACCTGTAATTTTTAA
- a CDS encoding amidophosphoribosyltransferase, which translates to MSDAIKHECGISVIRLLKPLEYYKEKYGSAFYGVNKMYLMMEKQHNRGQDGAGFASIKLDVEAGQRYMSRVRSCQQQPIQDIFAQINERINKELKDHPEYENDVRLQKKNIPYIGELLLGHVRYGTFGKNSIESVHPFLRQNNWMHRNLIVAGNFNLTNVHELFDNLVQLGQHPKEMADTVTVMEKIGHFLDDAVAKLYKQIKKEGFSKQEASPIIAERLKVSKILKRAAKNFDGGFAMAGLLGHGDAFVLRDPAGIRPAYYYKDDEIVVVASERPAIQTVFNVPFEEVMELEPGNAIIVKKNGTTRIKQILEPRERKACSFERIYFSRGSDKEIYQERKMLGKLVFPQILKAIDHDLKNTVFSYIPNTAETSFFGMVKEAQNYLNKKKEEQILSIGANITSEELHEILEVRPRIEKVAIKDAKLRTFITQDDSRDDLVAHVYDISYGSVKQGDNLVIIDDSIVRGTTLKKSILKILDRLLPKKIIVVSSAPQIRYPDCYGIDMAKLEDFIAFRAALALHEENNTWHIIEAVYKKCVEQVTTRDKDIINYVKEIYAPYSADQISKKIGELLSPSDIKAEVQIIYQGIGSLHQACPKNLGDWYFTGNYPTPGGNRVVNRAFINFYEGKNERAY; encoded by the coding sequence ATGAGTGACGCAATAAAACACGAGTGTGGCATCTCGGTAATCAGACTACTCAAGCCTCTTGAATATTATAAGGAAAAATATGGCTCGGCCTTTTATGGGGTAAACAAAATGTACCTCATGATGGAAAAGCAACATAACCGAGGACAGGATGGTGCCGGTTTTGCGAGCATTAAGTTGGATGTAGAGGCAGGGCAACGGTATATGAGCAGAGTTCGTTCCTGCCAGCAACAGCCTATACAGGATATTTTTGCCCAAATCAATGAAAGAATCAATAAGGAGCTTAAGGACCATCCGGAGTATGAGAATGACGTAAGGCTTCAAAAAAAGAACATTCCATATATAGGGGAGTTGTTGTTGGGCCATGTCCGTTATGGAACATTTGGGAAAAATAGTATAGAAAGTGTCCATCCATTCTTAAGGCAAAATAACTGGATGCACAGGAACCTCATCGTGGCTGGTAATTTTAACCTTACCAATGTTCACGAGCTATTCGATAATTTGGTTCAATTGGGACAGCACCCAAAGGAAATGGCCGATACAGTGACCGTTATGGAAAAAATAGGTCACTTCTTGGACGACGCCGTTGCCAAACTTTATAAGCAGATCAAAAAGGAAGGCTTCAGTAAGCAGGAGGCGTCGCCTATTATAGCTGAAAGATTAAAAGTCTCAAAAATATTGAAACGGGCGGCCAAGAATTTTGATGGCGGCTTTGCCATGGCCGGACTACTGGGACATGGAGATGCATTTGTACTAAGAGATCCCGCCGGTATAAGACCCGCTTATTACTATAAGGATGATGAAATAGTTGTGGTGGCTTCGGAAAGACCGGCCATTCAAACGGTTTTTAATGTTCCTTTTGAGGAAGTAATGGAATTGGAACCTGGAAATGCCATTATTGTAAAAAAGAACGGTACTACTAGAATTAAGCAAATTTTGGAGCCTAGGGAGCGAAAGGCTTGTTCCTTTGAACGTATTTATTTCTCCAGGGGAAGTGACAAAGAAATTTACCAAGAGCGAAAAATGCTAGGAAAATTGGTGTTTCCACAAATCCTCAAGGCCATAGACCATGATCTTAAAAATACAGTTTTCTCTTATATCCCTAACACAGCGGAAACATCTTTCTTTGGAATGGTCAAAGAGGCTCAAAATTATCTTAACAAGAAAAAAGAAGAACAGATTCTTTCCATAGGTGCCAATATTACAAGTGAAGAGTTACATGAAATTCTAGAGGTAAGGCCCAGAATAGAAAAAGTTGCCATTAAGGATGCCAAACTTAGAACCTTTATTACACAGGATGATAGTAGGGATGATTTAGTGGCCCATGTATATGATATTTCCTATGGGTCCGTCAAACAGGGTGATAATTTAGTGATTATAGACGATAGTATCGTTAGAGGTACAACTTTAAAGAAAAGTATCCTCAAAATACTTGATAGGCTTTTACCTAAAAAAATAATTGTGGTTTCTTCGGCACCACAGATTAGATACCCGGACTGCTATGGGATCGATATGGCCAAACTTGAGGACTTTATAGCCTTTAGGGCGGCTTTGGCACTTCATGAGGAAAATAACACATGGCATATTATAGAGGCAGTATATAAAAAATGTGTCGAACAGGTTACAACAAGGGACAAGGATATTATCAATTATGTAAAGGAAATTTATGCTCCCTATAGTGCGGACCAGATTTCCAAGAAGATTGGTGAACTGTTAAGCCCCAGTGATATTAAAGCAGAAGTTCAAATAATCTATCAAGGTATTGGCAGTCTTCACCAAGCCTGTCCTAAAAATTTGGGTGATTGGTATTTTACCGGCAACTATCCAACACCGGGAGGAAATAGGGTCGTTAATAGAGCTTTTATTAATTTTTACGAGGGAAAGAACGAAAGGGCTTATTGA
- a CDS encoding acyl carrier protein, with translation MSDIASRVKAIIVDKLGVDENEVVSEASFTNDLGADSLDTVELIMEFEKEFDIQIPDDQAENIATVGQAISYIEEAK, from the coding sequence ATGTCAGACATTGCATCAAGAGTTAAAGCTATCATTGTTGATAAATTAGGAGTTGACGAAAACGAAGTGGTATCAGAGGCTAGCTTTACCAACGATTTAGGGGCAGATTCATTGGATACCGTTGAGTTGATTATGGAGTTCGAAAAAGAATTCGATATTCAAATCCCTGATGACCAAGCTGAGAATATCGCAACAGTTGGCCAAGCCATAAGCTATATAGAAGAAGCAAAGTAA
- a CDS encoding superoxide dismutase yields MAFQLPNLPYAYDALEPHIDARTMEIHHTKHHNGYTSKLNAAIEGTDLDGKSIEDILSNLDMNNMGVRNNGGGFFNHSLFWTILSPNGGGKPSGDLAKAIDGAFGSFEGFKDKFSDAAGSRFGSGWAWLCVHKGGKVDICSTPNQDTPIMPGVGCGGYPILGLDVWEHAYYLNYQNKRPDYINAFFNIINWDEVSKLYEANK; encoded by the coding sequence ATGGCTTTTCAATTACCGAATTTGCCCTATGCATATGATGCCCTGGAACCTCATATAGATGCGAGGACAATGGAAATACATCATACTAAACATCATAATGGGTATACTTCAAAGCTAAATGCAGCAATTGAAGGAACAGACCTGGATGGCAAATCAATTGAGGATATTTTATCCAATCTGGATATGAACAATATGGGAGTCCGTAATAATGGAGGAGGTTTTTTTAACCACTCTTTATTTTGGACGATACTTTCCCCAAATGGAGGAGGAAAACCTTCTGGAGATTTAGCAAAAGCAATTGATGGTGCTTTTGGTTCCTTTGAAGGTTTTAAAGATAAATTCAGTGATGCAGCGGGATCTAGATTTGGATCTGGTTGGGCCTGGCTATGTGTCCATAAAGGAGGTAAAGTGGATATTTGTTCCACACCTAATCAGGATACACCCATAATGCCCGGTGTAGGTTGTGGGGGATATCCTATTTTGGGATTGGATGTGTGGGAACATGCATATTACCTAAACTACCAAAACAAGCGTCCGGATTATATCAATGCATTTTTCAATATCATAAATTGGGACGAGGTTTCAAAATTGTACGAAGCCAATAAATAG
- a CDS encoding ribonuclease H1 domain-containing protein, with the protein MGKRKKFYVVWKGKRPGIYETWEDCKAAIDGVKGAEYKSFATFQLAKKAYNGNYEEYKGKKKGESQLSPEALLKIGQPNFHSISVDAASSGNPGIMEYQGVDTKTKKKFFKQGPFEQGTNNIGEFLAIVHGLAFLKDRNSDRIIYTDSRTAISWVRKKKCNTNLPENPKNKALFDLIRRAEKWLETNSYNTPIVKWETKAWGEIPADFGRK; encoded by the coding sequence ATGGGAAAAAGGAAAAAATTCTATGTGGTTTGGAAGGGTAAAAGACCTGGCATTTATGAGACATGGGAAGATTGTAAGGCCGCTATAGACGGAGTAAAAGGAGCGGAGTACAAATCATTTGCTACGTTCCAGCTTGCGAAAAAAGCCTATAACGGAAACTATGAAGAATATAAAGGCAAGAAAAAGGGCGAATCCCAACTTTCGCCTGAAGCGCTTTTAAAAATAGGCCAACCCAACTTTCATTCCATCTCTGTGGATGCAGCTTCCAGCGGCAACCCAGGTATCATGGAGTACCAAGGTGTTGATACTAAAACCAAGAAAAAATTCTTCAAACAAGGCCCCTTTGAGCAAGGAACGAATAATATTGGAGAGTTTTTGGCCATTGTTCATGGACTTGCATTTCTTAAAGACCGAAATAGTGATCGAATAATTTATACGGATTCCCGCACAGCGATAAGTTGGGTGCGAAAGAAAAAATGCAACACCAATTTACCCGAAAACCCAAAGAACAAAGCATTGTTCGACCTTATCCGTAGGGCAGAAAAATGGCTTGAAACAAATTCGTACAATACCCCCATTGTAAAATGGGAAACCAAGGCTTGGGGAGAAATTCCCGCTGATTTTGGTAGAAAGTAA
- the purN gene encoding phosphoribosylglycinamide formyltransferase translates to MKTKQIVLFASGSGTNVENIANYFGEHPTIGIKAVLTNKRDAHVLDRCNRLDIDALYFNKHAFVKSDCVLNILTSFDPDLIVLAGFLLKIPENIIDAFPNKVVNIHPALLPKYGGKGMYGMNVHNEVKENKETETGITIHYVNANYDEGAVIKQFRTNVSESDSAEDIARKVHQLEYEHFPKVIEDLLS, encoded by the coding sequence TTGAAAACTAAACAAATTGTCCTTTTTGCATCAGGATCCGGTACCAATGTCGAAAACATTGCCAATTACTTTGGGGAGCACCCTACTATTGGCATAAAGGCCGTTCTGACCAATAAACGCGATGCCCATGTTCTGGATCGATGTAATCGCCTGGATATTGACGCGCTTTATTTCAATAAACATGCCTTTGTAAAAAGTGATTGTGTTTTGAACATCCTTACGAGTTTTGATCCGGACTTGATTGTTTTGGCGGGGTTTCTATTGAAAATTCCAGAAAACATCATCGATGCATTTCCCAATAAGGTTGTCAACATCCACCCGGCCCTATTGCCAAAATACGGGGGGAAAGGAATGTATGGTATGAACGTACATAATGAGGTCAAGGAAAATAAGGAAACGGAAACGGGCATTACAATTCATTATGTAAATGCCAATTATGATGAAGGTGCGGTTATAAAACAATTTAGGACCAACGTTTCTGAAAGCGATTCGGCAGAAGATATCGCAAGAAAAGTGCACCAATTGGAGTATGAACATTTTCCAAAAGTAATTGAAGACCTATTGTCCTAA
- the dinB gene encoding DNA polymerase IV — translation MSNEFPLRKIIHVDMDAFYASVEQLDNPELRGKPIAVGGSSERGVVSAASYEARKFGVRSAMSSILAKRNCPELIFVKARFDRYKEISKQIRSIFYDYTDLVEPLSLDEAYLDVTINKKGNPSATLIAKEIRHRILQETGLNASAGISINKFIAKVASDVNKPNGQKTVNPEEVQTFLEDLEIRKFYGVGKVTADKMYRLGIFTGKDLKTKSEAFLEEYFGKSGSYYYNVVRGVHNSPVKPQRIPKSVGAERTFNENLSSEIFMLERLEHIANELEKRLKKTKIAGKTVTLKIKYSDFTLNTRSKTLSYFISDQKLILETAKELLYQEKLQNSVRLLGISLANLNTEKKERPKKENETVSYQLKFDF, via the coding sequence ATGTCCAATGAATTTCCATTACGAAAAATTATCCATGTGGATATGGATGCTTTCTATGCATCCGTTGAACAATTGGACAACCCAGAACTTAGGGGCAAACCGATCGCCGTAGGCGGTAGTTCTGAAAGGGGGGTCGTATCCGCAGCTAGTTATGAAGCAAGGAAATTTGGGGTTAGGAGTGCCATGAGCAGCATTTTGGCCAAACGGAACTGCCCTGAACTTATTTTTGTAAAAGCCCGTTTTGATCGTTATAAGGAAATTTCCAAACAGATCCGTTCTATTTTTTATGACTATACAGATTTAGTGGAGCCATTATCGTTGGACGAGGCCTATTTGGACGTTACCATAAACAAGAAAGGAAATCCTTCGGCAACGCTCATTGCAAAAGAAATCAGGCACAGAATTTTACAAGAAACCGGTCTTAATGCCTCTGCAGGTATTTCCATAAACAAATTCATCGCCAAAGTGGCAAGTGACGTAAACAAGCCAAATGGTCAGAAGACGGTTAACCCAGAAGAAGTACAAACGTTTTTGGAGGATCTGGAAATACGCAAATTTTACGGGGTTGGGAAGGTTACGGCAGATAAGATGTACCGTTTAGGAATTTTTACGGGAAAAGATCTAAAAACCAAATCCGAGGCGTTTTTGGAAGAGTATTTTGGAAAGAGCGGAAGTTATTACTATAATGTGGTCAGGGGCGTACATAACAGTCCGGTTAAACCCCAAAGAATACCCAAATCCGTTGGGGCGGAACGTACGTTCAACGAAAATTTAAGCAGTGAAATTTTTATGTTGGAACGTTTGGAACATATTGCCAACGAATTGGAGAAACGTCTTAAAAAAACCAAAATAGCGGGTAAAACGGTAACCTTAAAGATAAAGTACAGTGACTTCACCTTGAACACGCGAAGCAAGACCCTCTCCTATTTTATTTCGGACCAAAAACTGATCTTGGAAACGGCAAAAGAATTGTTGTACCAAGAAAAGTTACAGAACTCTGTAAGGCTTTTGGGTATTTCTTTAGCCAATTTAAATACGGAAAAAAAGGAGCGGCCCAAAAAAGAGAATGAGACCGTTTCCTATCAGCTTAAGTTTGATTTTTAG